CCGCCGCCGCCATGCTGCCCAAGGGCACGCTGAAGATCGTCTCCGGCGCCCCGCACGGCCTGTGCACCACCCACAAGGACGTCGTGAACGAGGAACTGCTGGCCTTCATCCGGAGCTGAGCCGGACGAACCGGTCGGACGGCCCCCGGTTGAACAGTCCCTGACCGAACAGCCCCCCGCCGAACAACCAAGATCCGCGGTGCCCGGTTGCGTCCGGGCACCGCGCCCCTGTTCGACTCCGGCGCGCCTGGCCCGGCGGCGTCACGGGGCGTGGTCGGGCACCAGGCTGTCGACGATGCGCACCAGATCCACGACGGACCTCACCCCCATCTTGCGCATGGCCTGACCGCGGTGCAGCTTCACCGTCGCCTCGCTGAGGTCCAGGTCACCGGCGATCTGTTTGTTGCGCCGGCCGGACACCACCATCATCGCGACCTCGCGCTCGCGCGCGGTCAGCGTGTCGAAGCGGGCGCGCTGGGTGACGAGGCTGCGCTCCTGGTCACGCCGCTCGCCGTGGCGGGTGATGGCGGCGTGGATCGCGTCCAGCAAATGCTGGTGGTGGACCGGCTTGGTCAGGAATTCGAAGGCGCCCGCCTTCATCGCGCGGACCGACATCGGAACGTCGCCATGCCCGGTGATGAAGATCACCGGAAGGCTGTTGCCGCAGCGCGCCAGCTCCGCCTGGAAATCCAGCCCGCTGCGCCCCGGCAGCCGCACGTCCAGCACCATGCAGCCGACGTCGATGGCCGGTTGCTGGTCGATGTACTGCTGCACCGACCCGAAGCTCCGGACCGGCAGCCCGACGGAGTCGAGCAGCCCCTCCAGCGCTTCGCGGACGGCTGCATCGTCGTCGATGACCACCACGGTCACCGTTTCCTCGGCGGCCTTGCGCCCCATCACGTCTCTCCGAGCGATACCGGGATCACGAATTCGAACACGCTCCCGCACGGCGTGCCCGCCGTCGCGGTCAACCGCCCCCCATGCAGCTCCACGATGGACCGGCTGATCGAGAGCCCCATGCCCAGCCCGCCGGGCTTGGTGGTGTACAAGGCGCGGAAGAGGACATCCGGATCGGCCTCCGCGATGCCCGGCCCGCTGTCCTCGACGCGGACGCCGATCCCGCCGTCGCCGCTCCCGGTCGCGATGCGCAGGCGCCGCGGCGGCCGGTCGGAGGCGGCCATCGCTTCGATGGCGTTCATCACCAGATTGAGGATGAGCTGCTGCAGCTGCACCCGGTCGCCATGGACCCAGGGCGGACCCGCCTGGAGATCGGTTTCCACGGCGATGCGGGCCCGGCGCAGCTCCGCCCGCACCAGCGCCAGCGTCTCGACGATCAGGGCGTTCATGTCGACCCATCCCGGATCGGCCGGGGTCCGCCGCGCCAGCGCATGGATGCTGCGGACCACGTCGCCGGCCCGCTGGGCGTCGCGCACGATCCGCTCCGCCACGGCGCGGGTCTTGCCGAGGTCGGGTTCCGGCTGCGACAGGTGCTGGAGGCAGGTGCCGGCGTTGGTGATGATCGCCATCAGCGGCTGGTTGACCTCGTGCGCGACGGCGGCAGCCAGTTCCCCCATCACGGTGAGCCGGCCGATATGGGCGAGGTCGGCCTGGGCCTTGCGCAAGGCCTCGGCGATGCGGCGGCGCTGGGTCAGGTCGCTGAACACCAGGATGGCGCCGGCCACCTCGCCGCGGTCGTCGATGATGGCGGAGCAGCGCTCCTCCACCACGATTCCGGTCATCTCGGCCGCGGCCGCATCGGGCCGGGCCGGAGCCGTTTCGCCGCGGGGCAGCAGGCGGGACAGCCGGTCCGGCGGGGCGTGCGCGCCGCTGCGCCGGACGAGGGCGGAGAAATCCTCCTGCGGCTCCTGGGTTTCCTCGTCCACGGCGACGAAGACGGAGGTCAGCGGCTGCCCGGCCGCGTCCGCCGCCGTCCAGCCGGTCATCGTTTCCGCCACCCGGTTCATGAATTCGACGCGCCCGTCGCGGTCGCACAGGATGACCCCGTCGCGGATGCTCGCGAGCGTGGCGGCGTAGCGCCGTTCGCTCATCCGCAGCCTGGCATCGCTGGCCTGCTTGAAGAGCGCCATCTGGATGACGGTGCGCATCTGCGGCTCTTCGAGGGGCTTCAGCAGATAGCCGAAGGGCTCCGTCCGGCTGGCCCGCTCCACGATCTCGTCGTTGGCGTAGGCGGTGAGGAAGACGACGGGTATGCGCTGCGCCTCGCGGATCCGGCGCGCCGCCTCGATCCCGTCCATCTCCCCGTCCAGGCGGATGTCCATCAGGACCAGATCGGGCTGATGGCTGCCGGCCAGCCGCACCGCCTCCTCGCCGCTGGCCGACAGGCCGACCACGACATGCCCCATTCGGGAAACCTGATGCTGAATATCACGCGCGACGATGCGGTCGTCTTCAACGATCAGGATACGAGCCGCGATCATTCATCTCCCCGATTGCGCCCCTTCAAGGGAAAGGCAACGACGAATTCTGTTCCTGTGCTGGGGTTGTATTCCAACGCACCGTGCAACTGAGCGGTCAAGTCCGCGATCAGCTGGAAACCGAGCGTGTCCATCCTATCGGGATCATAACCACCGGGCAAGCCCACGCCGTCGTCGCGGACGGTCAGCCGGCACTCCCGCCCGTCCACCGCCAGGACCACGCCCAGCACCCCGCCCCGCCCCCCCGGAAAGGCGTGCTTCAAGGCGTTGGAGACTAGCTCATTGACGATCAGGCCGCAGGGCACCGCGCGGTCGAGGTCGAGCTGCAGGTCGTCCATGGCGGTTTCCAGCCGCACCGCGCCGGCCTGCCGGGAATAGGCGCGCAGCAGGTGGGCGCACACCGATTCCAGATGCTCGCGCATCGGCACGCGGGCGAAATTGCCGAGGCGGTAAAGGTTCTCGTGCACCAGCGCCATCGAGCGCACGCGATCGCGGCTGTCGGCGAACAGGGCGGCGACCGCCTCGTCCTCGACGCGGCGGGCCTGGAGGTTGAGGAGGCTGGTGACGAGTTGCAGGTTGTTCTTCACCCGATGGTGGATTTCCTTCAGCAGCGCCTCCTTCTCGTCCAGCGTCGCGGTCTCCAGCGCCGCCGCGGCCTGGGCGCCGAGCAGCGTCAGGACGTTGACCCGCTGCGGCGTGAAGGCATGGGTGGCCAACGCGTTCTCCAGATGCAGCAGACCGACGACGCGGCGGCGGCGCAGCAGCGGCATGCACAGGATGGACCGCGCCTCCGTCTGGCGGAAATAGGGATCGGCGGAGAAGGGGCCGGACGCCCGGGTGTCGTCGACGATCACCGCCTCCTGGTCGCGGATCGCGCCGTGGACGATGGCGTGGGGCAGCGGGATGCGCTCGGCATCCTCGCGGACCAGCCGGACCGACACGCCGTAGAGCCCGGTCGTCGCCTCCGCCTCCACCCGCAGCCCGTCGCCGCGGGCGAGGATCAGCAGACCGCGGCTGGCGCCGGCATGCTCCAGGACCAGGGTCAGCAGGGTGGTGGTGAGCTGCTCCACGCCCGCTTGCTCGGAGACCGCGCGCAGCGTCCCGAGGAGCGCCGCCGGATCGATGCCGTCGAAGCCACGCGGAGCCTCCGGCGGGGCCGGCTCGACCGTTTCCAGGGCGAGGGATGGATAACGCCGGGCGAGCTGCCGCACCTTGGCGGTGGCGCCCCACCGCGCGTAGGCCTCGGCGGCGTCGCGGACGCAGGCGCGCTCCAGCGTCGCCAGCCCCAGCCGGCGGTAGTGGCCGGCGGCGCATTCATGGGCCAGCGCCTCGACATGCGGCAGGGCGTTGCGCCGGGCCGCCTGGACCGCGCGGTCGTAGCCGCGCATCGCGTCCTCCGTCCGCCCCTGGGTCCTCGCCGCCTCCGCCTCGACGAGGGCGAGGCGGGCGTCGAAGCTGTCGGGGCCGTGGACCGCCCAGTCGCGCAGCTGGCCAAGATGCCGGTCGAGCGCCGCGGCGTGGCGGGCGCGGTGG
The sequence above is drawn from the Azospirillum sp. TSH58 genome and encodes:
- a CDS encoding response regulator transcription factor; amino-acid sequence: MGRKAAEETVTVVVIDDDAAVREALEGLLDSVGLPVRSFGSVQQYIDQQPAIDVGCMVLDVRLPGRSGLDFQAELARCGNSLPVIFITGHGDVPMSVRAMKAGAFEFLTKPVHHQHLLDAIHAAITRHGERRDQERSLVTQRARFDTLTAREREVAMMVVSGRRNKQIAGDLDLSEATVKLHRGQAMRKMGVRSVVDLVRIVDSLVPDHAP
- a CDS encoding response regulator, giving the protein MIAARILIVEDDRIVARDIQHQVSRMGHVVVGLSASGEEAVRLAGSHQPDLVLMDIRLDGEMDGIEAARRIREAQRIPVVFLTAYANDEIVERASRTEPFGYLLKPLEEPQMRTVIQMALFKQASDARLRMSERRYAATLASIRDGVILCDRDGRVEFMNRVAETMTGWTAADAAGQPLTSVFVAVDEETQEPQEDFSALVRRSGAHAPPDRLSRLLPRGETAPARPDAAAAEMTGIVVEERCSAIIDDRGEVAGAILVFSDLTQRRRIAEALRKAQADLAHIGRLTVMGELAAAVAHEVNQPLMAIITNAGTCLQHLSQPEPDLGKTRAVAERIVRDAQRAGDVVRSIHALARRTPADPGWVDMNALIVETLALVRAELRRARIAVETDLQAGPPWVHGDRVQLQQLILNLVMNAIEAMAASDRPPRRLRIATGSGDGGIGVRVEDSGPGIAEADPDVLFRALYTTKPGGLGMGLSISRSIVELHGGRLTATAGTPCGSVFEFVIPVSLGET